Proteins from a genomic interval of Rattus norvegicus strain BN/NHsdMcwi chromosome 2, GRCr8, whole genome shotgun sequence:
- the LOC103691634 gene encoding late cornified envelope protein 1C-like: MSCQQNQQQCQPPPKCTPKCPPKCQTPKCPPKCPPKCPPKCPPVSSCCSLGSGGCCSSGGCCGSSSGGCCSSGGGGCCLSHHRPRRSLRCHRHSSGCCSSGGSSGCCGSSGGSNGCCGSSSCCGSSQQSGDCC; this comes from the coding sequence ATGTCCTGCCAGCAGAACCAGCAGCAGTGCCAGCCCCCTCCCAAGTGCACCCCCAAGTGCCCTCCCAAGTGCCAGACCCCAAAGTGCCCTCCAAAATGTCCCCCTAAATGTCCTCCCAAGTGCCCGCCTGTGTCTTCTTGCTGTAGCCTGGGCTCTGGGGGCTGCTGCAGCTCTGGTGGCTGCTGTGGCTCCAGCTCTGGTGGCTGCTGCAGCTCTGGGGGTGGAGGCTGCTGCCTGAGCCACCACAGACCCCGCAGATCTCTCCGTTGCCATCGCCACAGCTCTGGATGCTGTagcagtggtggcagcagtggctgctgtggcagcagtggtggcagcaaTGGCTGCTGTGGCAGCAGTAGCTGCTGTGGCAGTAGCCAGCAGTCTGGGGACTGCTGCTGA